One Panicum virgatum strain AP13 chromosome 9K, P.virgatum_v5, whole genome shotgun sequence genomic region harbors:
- the LOC120648257 gene encoding uncharacterized protein LOC120648257, whose protein sequence is MVDPVWEHGEKRGSGFKCKYCGTSKSGGGATRFKDHLAHRGHDVIDCPSVPPAVKNFFISELDKIKAKKYERQQDRRRRDAAARSTQYVDFEGEEEEEEEQDDELQQALRHSREEYEFRQRAGPRYERGGGSGSGQARDPGGGSRPIGRMFSRSRSHIPERARDYNLATASGPRQQRIDTGPWTSKGRTARELLGRAWSKACHSVGIPGRKVDDPYFRAAIIETQKQGTGVTIPTGRDIDGKYLSENVEEIKKEINKWKQEFPEYGATIICDSWTGISRNSVINFLVYCNGMMYFWKSIDVTGKIQDHHLILKEITIVLNDIGPEDVIQIVTDNGSNFKKACKLLAEEYPHIVWQPCLAHTINLILKDIGKWDDHKAMIQSAQYICQWLYNSNSVHSMFKSATGGELVKWNATRFGTNYMLMIGPERILVTPT, encoded by the exons ATGGTTGACCCTGTTTGGGAGCATGGAGAAAAAAGGGGATCGGGTTTCAAGTGCAAGTATTGTGGCACATCAAAGAGCGGTGGAGGGGCAACACGGTTCAAGGACCACTTGGCACATAGAGGTCATGATGTTATTGATTGCCCTTCGGTTCCCCCCGCGGTGAAGAACTTTTTCATTAGTGAGTTGGACAAGATAAAGGCGAAGAAGTATGAAAGACAGCAAGATAGACGTAGGAGAGATGCTGCAGCTCGAAGTACTCAATATGTTGACTTTGaaggtgaggaagaagaagaagaagagcaggaTGATGAGTTGCAGCAAGCTTTGAGACATTCACGGGAAGAGTATGAGTTTAGGCAAAGGGCTGGTCCAAGGTATGAGAGGGGTGGTGGTTCTGGATCAGGCCAGGCACGGGATCCAGGTGGTGGCTCTAGACCAATTGGGAGGATGTTTTCTAGGAGTCGGTCACATATCCCCGAGCGGGCAAGGGACTATAACCTTGCTACTGCTTCCGGACCGAGGCAGCAGAGGATTGATACGGGGCCTTGGACGTCTAAGGGGAGGACTGCGAGAGAGTTGCTGGGTAGGGCGTGGTCAAAGGCTTGCCACTCCGTTGGTATTCCTGGACGGAAGGTAGATGACCCTTACTTTAGGGCGGCCATCATAGAGACACAGAAACAAG GTACTGGGGTCACGATCCCAACTGGGAGGGACATTGATGGAAAATATCTTTCAGAGAACGTGGAGGAGATAAAGAAGGAGATCAACAAGTGGAAGCAAGAGTTCCCTGAGTATGGTGCCACTATCATATGTGATTCATGGACCGGTATTTCTCGCAATAGCGTAATCAACTTCTTGGTATATTGCAATGGAATGATGTACTTCTGGAAGTCTATTGATGTAACTGGAAAAATACAAGATCATCATCTCATACTTAAG GAGATAACAATTGTTCTGAACGATATAGGGCCAGAAGATGTGATTCAGATAGTCACTGATAATGGCAGCAACTTTAAGAAGGCTTGCAAGCTGTTGGCAGAGGAGTACCCTCACATTGTGTGGCAGCCATGCCTTGCCCACACGATCAACCTCATTCTTAAAGATATTGGAAAGTGGGATGATCACAAGGCCATGATTCAGAGTGCCCAATATATTTGTCAATGGTTATACAATTCTAATAGTGTGCACTCCATGTTTAAGAGTGCCACTGGTGGGGAGCTAGTTAAATGGAATGCAACAAGATTTGGCACTAACTATATGTTGATGATTGGGCCAGAGAGAATATTGGTGACACCCACCTAG
- the LOC120647222 gene encoding indole-3-pyruvate monooxygenase YUCCA8-like: MQQAAADAGGNSNSSSSPSRRRRQDERESSAGGCCLVRGPIIVGAGPSGLAVAATLRRHAVPFTVLERSDGIADLWTNRTYDRLRLHLPKAFCELPHVGFPADFPAYPTKHDFLRYLRSYAARFAVSPLFGRTVTRARFNAAASLWRVTAVVSAADGGRATEEYASPWLVVASGENAEVVEPRVKGRERFAGEVLHSSAYRSGERFKGRRVLVVGCGNSGMEMCLDLCEHGAMPFMSVRSGVHVLPREMFGTSTFGVAMKLLKWLPIKLVDRFLLLLAKMVLGDTETHGLRRPKLGPLEIKNITGKSPVLDVGAWSLIKSGNIKIVAEVESFTGGSGVRFVDGSEMALDAVIFATGYRSNVPSWLKDGDLFTEDGKPRAAHRQEPSSNWRGPNGLYCVGFSGRGLLGAGADALRAAADIAGRWQAAGGASSKTSSSSV; this comes from the exons ATGCAGCAAGCTGCTGCCGACGCTGGTGGTAATAGTAATAGTAGTAGCAGCCCTAGTCGTCGTCGGCGTCAGGATGAGCGGGAGAGCTCGGCGGGCGGGTGCTGCTTGGTGCGTGGCCCCATCATCGTCGGCGCGGGTCCGTCCGGCCTCGCCGTGGCGGCGACGCTGCGCCGGCACGCGGTGCCCTTCACGGTGCTGGAGCGCTCCGACGGCATCGCCGACCTGTGGACGAACCGCACCTACGACCGCCTCCGCCTGCACCTCCCAAAGGCCTTCTGCGAGCTCCCGCACGTCGGCTTCCCGGCCGACTTCCCCGCGTACCCGACCAAGCACGACTTCCTCCGCTACCTCCGCTCCTACGCCGCGCGCTTCGCCGTGTCGCCGCTGTTCGGGCGCACGGTGACGCGCGCGCGCTTCAACGCCGCCGCGTCGCTCTGGCGGGTGACGGCGGTCGTctcggcggcggacggcggccggGCGACCGAGGAGTACGCGTCGCCGTGGCTGGTGGTGGCCAGCGGCGAGAACGCGGAGGTGGTGGAGCCCAGGGTGAAGGGGAGGGAGAGGTTCGCCGGGGAGGTGCTGCACTCGAGCGCGTACAGGAGCGGCGAGAGGTTCAAGGGCAGGAGGGTGCTGGTCGTCGGCTGCGGCAACTCCGGGATGGAGATGTGCTTGGATCTCTGCGAGCATGGTGCAATGCCCTTCATGTCCGTCAGGAGCGGG GTGCACGTCCTCCCAAGGGAGATGTTTGGGACGTCGACGTTCGGCGTCGCCATGAAACTGCTCAAGTGGCTGCCCATCAAGCTGGTGGATAGGTTCCTGCTCCTGCTGGCGAAGATGGTCCTGGGGGACACGGAGACGCACGGGCTGCGGCGACCCAAGCTGGGCCCGCTGGAGATCAAGAACATCACCGGCAAGAGCCCTGTTCTGGACGTGGGAGCATGGTCGCTCATCAAATCTGGAAACATCAAG ATCGTGGCAGAGGTGGAGTCATTCACTGGCGGCAGCGGGGTGCGGTTCGTGGACGGCAGCGAGATGGCCTTGGACGCCGTCATCTTCGCCACCGGCTACAGAAGCAACGTCCCATCCTGGCTTAAG GACGGCGACCTGTTCACGGAGGACGGCAAGCCAAGGGCAGCTCATCGTCAGGAGCCGAGCAGCAACTGGAGGGGTCCCAACGGGCTGTACTGCGTGGGATTCTCCGGCCGGGGCCTGCTCGGCGCTGGCGCCGACGCGCTGAGGGCCGCCGCCGACATCGCCGGGAGGTGGCAGGCGGCCGGAGGAGCCAGCAGCaagacctcctcctcctcggtgtaG